The Methanoculleus horonobensis genomic interval CCCCACGCTTCTTCACGGCACGGTCGTAGATGGGACAGGGGGTGGCGGCTTGAGGAGTTTCGCTGCGGAGGCAACTCCTTTCAGCCCCTCCTTGAGGAAGAGAATCCCGAAGACCGATTCGACCAGCGTCCCCTTGGTGTGGTTGATCTTCCGTGCGCTCCTCGAGGTGTCCGCATCGAAGTGGATCCGGTGCTCATACAGTCTCCAGCGGTCGCAGAGCCGCGCGAGGTTCGAGTTCCGGTCGTATGCCTTCCGGTTCCGGGTCAGGACTCCTGCTTTCGCGACGTCGGGATCCCAGATCGCCGGGAGGAGACCGATCTTTAGAGCGGCGTCACCGATCCACGCGAGCGCCCCCGCCACTTCGTGGAGCCCCGCGAGTTCCCGCAGTTTCGCATCGGTGAGGGTACACCAGTTGTTGCCCCGAGCATGCTCCGCTATCTCGTCGAAGAGGTTACGGGTGCTCGGTCGGAACATGGCGATGACGAACTGCTCGCGATCCCCGAGCGAGTAGCCGATCTCCGCCTCGACCTCCGGCTGTATCGTCCCCGAGATCACGGCTGCCTTCGTAAGAACGGTCTCGATCTCCCGGACCCAGCGCCGGAACTTCACGGCGTCTCCCGTGGAGAGTTCCGGAGCCTCCCGCACCAGGTCGTCCCTGAGCGTTGTGAGACCGCCCTCGATCCCCGGCAGGTTCCATGTAAGCCAGCGGTGCATCCCACTGCCCGTTACCCCCGCGGGGCATGAGCCTTTCGGAGGCCACCGTAGATGATGACGTCTGCGATGCCGCGGCCTCCGAGGAGGCCCATCGTCCGCTCGAGGAGGAAGTCGGAGCCGAGAACCCGGTCGGCCATCCTCTTCGTCCTTGCGGCGGCGAGGAGTTCCCGGCCTATCGCCGAGCGCCACTGGTGCTCGTAGGCCGCGAGGGGCTCGCCGCGGAGCAGGTGGTCTGCCGCCGCAAGCCCGGCAAGCCGCCCGCAGATCATCGCGGGCGCGATCCCTCCGCCGTTGGACGCGACGACGTGGCCCGCGGCGTCGCCGACGGCAAGGACATTTCCGCGGACCGTCTCCCTTATCGGGCCGGAGACGGGGACGAACCCGGCCTGGACGTCGCGTGCGGAGAACCCGTTGCTCGCCAGGAACGCCCTCAGGAGAACCGGAACCGGGATGCCTCTCTTCTGGACGCCGAGCCCGACGTTTGCGCACCCCCGTTTCGGGAAGACCCACGCATACCCTCCCGGGGCGATGTGGTTCCCGAAGAAGAACTTCAGGCGGTCGCCGAACTCCCCGTCGACCCGGCAGGCTATGGCGGGGGCGAGGACAGCGCTCCGCTCCATCCCGGCCGAGCGGCATACGCGGGAGAGCGGGCCGTCCGCGGCGACGACGACCCGGGCCTCGATATCGCCCCGGCTGGTCGTGACCCGGCCGCCTTCCCGGCCGATGAACGCTGTATCCAGCAGGAGCACGGCACCCTCACGAACGGCCGCATCCGCGAGGTGCCGGTCGAACGCGTCCCGGTCAACGGTGTAGCCGGGGAGCTCGAACCCGTACTCCCGGCCGCCGGGGGAGACGGCGACGGCCTCCCGGATCTCCCGCCGGATCAGCCCGGCATCGATGGGGAAGAGCTCGTCGAGCCCGGGGGCGTTCGGGAGCGCACTCGCGAGAACCTCCGGTGACGCGTTGAACTCCCCGCAGCAGACGGGGACGCCGGGCTCCTTGCGCTTATCGATCAGGATGACGTCGAGTCCCGCTTCTGCCGCGTAGCGTGCGGCGGTGCTGCCTGCGGGGCCCGCACCGACGACGATGACGTCGCACCGGTTTTGCATCGGTGCTCTCGTAAGGAAGGATAGGGTATAAAAGAGTGGGAAGTTACTCCGCGCTTCACTTTCGCAGCCGCGCAATCCTCTCCGCCACGCGCCGTCTCGCCTCCTCTGTCTCTGCGACGTCGCGGCGGATCGCAACCTCCAGGATATCGCCCTCCCGGGCGCCGGAGGGGAGGAGGGAACGGGGGAGCGTGAGCCGGACCGATTCATCCGCGCGGATGAGGAGGACGGCGAGGCCCTCCTCGACGCGATCGAGGCTCACCCGGAAGGCCGACTCATCTTCCGCCATCATCACCGCTCCATGGTGCTGACGACGGTGCCGTTCGCGTCGGCAAGCGTGGCGAGGTCGCCGTCGTTGTTCCAGACCGCACTCCCCCGGCCCCAGTAGAGGTCGGTCGCGGTGTCGTTGCCCGCCCCGGAGTGGACGGTGACGTTTGCGCCCGGATCGAGCGCGAAGACCGGGAAGGTGTAGGTGTTGCGCGTCCCTTCGTCGGTGATCGTCCAGCCGGTGAGGTTGACCCCCGTCTCATCCGCGTTCGCGACGGCGATCCACTCCTCCTGGAGGTCGAGACCGGCGATGTAGACGCCGGATACGGGGGCTGGCGTCGTCGTCGCCGTCGGGGTCGCCGTTGCGGCCGCGGTCGTTGCCCCGGCCGTCACGGTGGCGGCAGGTGCCCCGCCGGCGGCAACGGTGAGCGCCGTTCCGTCGGTGGCGACGATGACGGTGCCGTCAAGGTCGGTCCGGTAGATGCGCGAACCGGTCGCCTCGAGGCGTGCGACCGCCTCCTCGTGGGGGTGACCGTAACTGTTCCCCTCGCCGACCTCGATGACGCTGATCGCGGGGCTGACCGCGGAGAGGAACTCCGCCGAGGACGCTTCGCGGCTCGCGTGGTGGCCGACCTTCAGGACGTCGGCGTTAAGGTCGAGGCCGGCCACCGCCATGCTCTCCTCTGCCGGGGTTCCGGCATCGCCCGTGAAGAGGTAGGCGATCTCGCCATACGTCATCTTCAGGACGACGCAGTCCTCATTTATGTCGCCGAGCGGCTGCGGGGTCGGGTTCAGTATCAGGATCTCGAGGTCGGGATCGAGGGCAATCGTCTGCCCGCGCTCCGCCGCGGTGTAGGGTATCCCCTTATCCTCGACCAGGGCGAGCAGGTTCTCGTAGGTCGCGGTCGGGTGCGGCTGCGCAGCGTCGACGAGGCGGCCGACCGGGTAGGCGGAGATGACGTCGGCAAGGCCGCCGATGTGGTCGGAGTGTGCATGGGTTGCCACGACCACGTCGAGTTTCTCGACGTTTCTCTCCTCAAGGTATGCGATGACGCGCTCCCCCATCCCACGTTCGCCAGCATCGATGAGCATGGTCTTGTCGCGGAACTCAATCAGGATCGAATCGCCCTGCCCGACGTCGATGAAGTGGACGACGAGATCGCCGGAGAGATCGGAGCCGATCTCCGGCTGTCCGGAAGGGTTGGAACAGCCTGCGGTGAAAAGGCAGGCGACGGTGCATGCACAGAGTGCTATGCAGATCAGGTATCGTGCAGGTATGGACGACATTGTTCTCTACACAAGTAGAGGATGCCGGGCTATAAGTCTACTGAGGTCGGGCATCGGCACCGTATCCGGCGTTGTGGGCATGCATCCGATCTGTCGGCCGAAGGGAGAGAACGGGGGATCGTGGAAGCGCGCAGGAATAGAAAGGATGATATGCGTCGACCGGCACTCCTTAACTGTAAGAAAATGAACGAACTATCTCCTCTCGAGATCTATAACGAGTTCCACGACGACATTCAGGCGATCTTCCGGTCGAGACTGCTGACGCAGGTGATGATCGCCCTCGGCAGCGGGAGCAAACCGCTCTCGATCCTCCGCGATATCACGGGAAGTTCGTCGCAGGCCCTCATCCCGAAGATCCGGCAGCTCGAAGCCCTGCATTACGTCGAATCGGTGCGGGGCGACTATGCACTCACCGCCATGGGGAG includes:
- a CDS encoding ribonuclease III domain-containing protein, whose protein sequence is MHRWLTWNLPGIEGGLTTLRDDLVREAPELSTGDAVKFRRWVREIETVLTKAAVISGTIQPEVEAEIGYSLGDREQFVIAMFRPSTRNLFDEIAEHARGNNWCTLTDAKLRELAGLHEVAGALAWIGDAALKIGLLPAIWDPDVAKAGVLTRNRKAYDRNSNLARLCDRWRLYEHRIHFDADTSRSARKINHTKGTLVESVFGILFLKEGLKGVASAAKLLKPPPPVPSTTVP
- a CDS encoding geranylgeranyl reductase family protein, producing MQNRCDVIVVGAGPAGSTAARYAAEAGLDVILIDKRKEPGVPVCCGEFNASPEVLASALPNAPGLDELFPIDAGLIRREIREAVAVSPGGREYGFELPGYTVDRDAFDRHLADAAVREGAVLLLDTAFIGREGGRVTTSRGDIEARVVVAADGPLSRVCRSAGMERSAVLAPAIACRVDGEFGDRLKFFFGNHIAPGGYAWVFPKRGCANVGLGVQKRGIPVPVLLRAFLASNGFSARDVQAGFVPVSGPIRETVRGNVLAVGDAAGHVVASNGGGIAPAMICGRLAGLAAADHLLRGEPLAAYEHQWRSAIGRELLAAARTKRMADRVLGSDFLLERTMGLLGGRGIADVIIYGGLRKAHAPRG
- a CDS encoding DUF3006 domain-containing protein, which encodes MMAEDESAFRVSLDRVEEGLAVLLIRADESVRLTLPRSLLPSGAREGDILEVAIRRDVAETEEARRRVAERIARLRK
- a CDS encoding MBL fold metallo-hydrolase, which produces MSSIPARYLICIALCACTVACLFTAGCSNPSGQPEIGSDLSGDLVVHFIDVGQGDSILIEFRDKTMLIDAGERGMGERVIAYLEERNVEKLDVVVATHAHSDHIGGLADVISAYPVGRLVDAAQPHPTATYENLLALVEDKGIPYTAAERGQTIALDPDLEILILNPTPQPLGDINEDCVVLKMTYGEIAYLFTGDAGTPAEESMAVAGLDLNADVLKVGHHASREASSAEFLSAVSPAISVIEVGEGNSYGHPHEEAVARLEATGSRIYRTDLDGTVIVATDGTALTVAAGGAPAATVTAGATTAAATATPTATTTPAPVSGVYIAGLDLQEEWIAVANADETGVNLTGWTITDEGTRNTYTFPVFALDPGANVTVHSGAGNDTATDLYWGRGSAVWNNDGDLATLADANGTVVSTMER